A region from the Thauera humireducens genome encodes:
- a CDS encoding response regulator, with protein sequence MATQDTRQRVLIIDDTPENIEVLRQLLRGDYVVQAAINGKKGLDIAQAQPQPDIILLDIMMPEMDGYEVCRRLKGLPATEHIPVVFITALDQTGHETTGLELGAVDYIRKPFEPLVVKARVHNHLRLKRYEQALEALVQERTAELALTQQVTIEALASLAEYRDSETGGHIKRTQHYMRALATHLGQHGPYRAQLDPQTIELLFRCAPLHDIGKVAVPDSILLKPGKLTAEEFEQMKRHVEYGANALDVAKGQLGSSHFLRLARELILGHHERWDGRGYPNGLAGEDIPLAGRLMALVDVYDALICTRVYKEAFSHAEAAKIILDERGAQFDPVVVDAFVALTEQFQAIAHTYSDRLLPPS encoded by the coding sequence ATGGCCACGCAAGACACCCGACAACGCGTCCTCATCATCGACGACACCCCCGAGAACATCGAGGTGCTGCGCCAGCTGCTGCGTGGGGACTACGTCGTTCAGGCCGCGATCAACGGGAAGAAGGGCCTCGACATCGCCCAGGCCCAGCCGCAGCCCGACATCATCCTGCTCGACATCATGATGCCGGAGATGGACGGCTACGAAGTCTGCCGCCGGCTCAAGGGCCTGCCCGCGACCGAGCACATCCCGGTGGTGTTCATCACCGCGCTCGACCAGACCGGCCACGAGACCACGGGTCTCGAGCTGGGCGCGGTGGACTACATCCGCAAACCCTTCGAGCCGCTGGTGGTGAAGGCGCGGGTGCACAACCACCTGCGGCTCAAGCGCTACGAGCAGGCGCTCGAAGCACTGGTGCAGGAGCGCACCGCGGAGCTGGCCCTGACCCAGCAGGTCACCATCGAAGCCCTCGCCTCGCTGGCCGAATACCGCGACAGCGAAACCGGCGGTCACATCAAGCGCACGCAGCACTACATGCGGGCGCTGGCCACCCACCTCGGCCAGCACGGCCCCTACCGCGCGCAGCTCGACCCCCAGACCATCGAGCTGCTGTTCCGTTGCGCCCCCCTGCACGACATCGGCAAGGTCGCGGTGCCCGACAGCATCCTCCTCAAGCCCGGCAAGCTCACCGCGGAGGAGTTCGAGCAGATGAAGCGGCACGTCGAGTACGGTGCGAATGCCCTCGACGTCGCCAAGGGCCAGCTCGGCAGCAGCCACTTCCTGCGCCTGGCCCGCGAGCTGATCCTCGGTCATCACGAGCGCTGGGATGGCAGGGGCTACCCCAACGGGCTCGCCGGGGAGGACATCCCCCTGGCCGGGCGGCTGATGGCGCTGGTCGACGTCTACGATGCGCTGATCTGCACGCGGGTTTACAAGGAAGCCTTCAGCCACGCCGAGGCCGCGAAGATCATCCTCGATGAGCGCGGCGCGCAGTTCGATCCGGTCGTCGTCGACGCCTTCGTCGCGCTCACCGAGCAGTTCCAGGCGATCGCCCACACCTACTCGGACCGCCTCCTGCCCCCTTCCTGA
- a CDS encoding response regulator: MHTTPPTATTPPSPHAHRRSLKRRLTLQVSGFVAAVMVLITALVAVQMDGHLSRLMQTSLLEVGRANQALLEQRIAALVENTERLAVNELVINGLVDEQGRQSYLPKLAENFAAERDVVRLALVDFDGRPVFQTGPRIVNYDASPALRGALAMGQRTLYIRLPEQQLVVAAPISFYNTTQGAVAVAFDLSAIVARNPLHHPQAYLRFFKDGTPLFAHNFREGETYITQRIVPGASEPLLGALGLELEIGLPETVYRDPVWEALLSFLLVGLALTVVAVFLSTWIGNTIAAPLLTLYRRVIGEDDAALARPLGTGDELEDLAAAFARRTAELRQMQGELEQRVVQRTAELSAARHEAEEANRAKSDFLANMSHEIRTPLNVIIGMVHLTLGTALGERQRNYLVKVHRSAEALLTLINDILDFSKIEARKLALDAVAFDLHDVLDDFSNVIGLKAEEKRLELLFDLSPGLPRHLVGDPLRLGQVLTNLGYNAVKFTERGEVVVSVREVEREVDRVTLQFTVRDTGIGISAEQMARLFQQFSQADSSTTRRYGGTGLGLAISRHLVEMMGGRIWAESQLGAGSAFHFTLPARCHDQPAEHGEAPHADLGLAALRILVVDDNESARKVCENMLDALQLACSSAASGPEALAELERAERAGQAYDLVLMDWMMPDMDGLSCAREIARRLRPEHLPKVIIVTARDPGDLPADAAVFGAIGKPVTPSSLLDAILRALGHSGPTHSRRALRAEESRAVYDQLRGAHLLLVEDNELNQELAVDLLRNAGISLRVAANGREALDWLERERFDGVLMDLQMPVMDGYAATRAIRLDPRWRGLPVIAMTANVMAGDREKALAAGLDDHIGKPLDVARMFQTLAQWIKPRGAAPQPDRPPATQALPPGLPATLPGIDLQRGLEGCDGEPQIYLTLLRLFAQGEADFAARFARARQEGDHAAATRHAHTLKGVAATIGALPLSAAARELEQACRRSAPDAEIDATLGTVIEALAPVLDGLAGMPASAPASRSATAVDPGALAEGLARLRTLLQTGDTEAVELFEALRESLRGQLPADKIRRLAHSIAHYDFDQALGELKDIAETLRIDSGTPA, translated from the coding sequence ATGCACACCACGCCTCCAACCGCCACCACGCCGCCGTCGCCCCATGCCCATCGCCGCAGCCTCAAGCGCCGCCTGACGCTCCAGGTCTCGGGCTTCGTCGCAGCGGTGATGGTGCTGATCACCGCGCTGGTCGCCGTGCAGATGGACGGCCACCTGAGCCGGCTGATGCAGACCTCCCTGCTCGAGGTCGGTCGCGCCAACCAGGCCCTGCTCGAGCAGCGGATCGCCGCACTGGTGGAGAACACCGAGCGCCTGGCGGTCAACGAGCTGGTGATCAACGGCCTGGTCGACGAACAGGGGCGACAATCCTATCTCCCCAAGCTCGCCGAGAACTTCGCGGCCGAACGCGACGTGGTGCGTCTGGCCCTGGTCGATTTCGATGGCAGGCCGGTATTCCAGACCGGCCCACGCATCGTCAACTACGACGCCTCACCGGCCCTGCGCGGCGCGCTCGCGATGGGGCAGCGCACCCTGTACATCCGCCTGCCCGAGCAGCAACTGGTGGTCGCGGCGCCGATCAGCTTCTACAACACCACCCAGGGCGCGGTCGCGGTCGCCTTCGACCTCAGCGCAATCGTCGCGCGCAACCCCCTGCACCACCCTCAGGCCTACCTGCGCTTCTTCAAGGACGGCACGCCCCTCTTCGCCCACAACTTCAGGGAAGGCGAGACCTACATCACCCAGCGCATCGTCCCAGGCGCCTCGGAGCCGCTGCTCGGCGCACTCGGGCTGGAGCTCGAGATCGGCCTGCCCGAAACCGTCTATCGCGATCCGGTGTGGGAGGCCTTGCTCAGCTTCCTGCTGGTCGGCCTGGCCCTGACCGTGGTTGCGGTCTTCCTCAGCACCTGGATCGGCAACACCATCGCCGCGCCCTTGCTGACCCTCTATCGCCGCGTCATCGGCGAGGACGACGCGGCGCTGGCACGCCCGCTGGGCACCGGTGACGAGCTCGAGGACCTCGCCGCGGCCTTCGCCCGTCGCACCGCCGAGCTGCGCCAGATGCAGGGCGAGCTCGAGCAGCGGGTGGTACAGCGCACCGCCGAGCTGTCGGCGGCGCGCCACGAGGCAGAGGAGGCGAACCGGGCAAAATCGGACTTCCTTGCCAACATGAGCCACGAGATCCGCACCCCGCTCAACGTCATCATCGGCATGGTGCATCTGACCCTCGGCACCGCGCTGGGCGAGCGCCAGCGCAACTACCTGGTGAAGGTGCACCGCTCCGCCGAGGCCTTGCTCACGCTGATCAACGACATCCTCGACTTCTCCAAGATCGAGGCCCGCAAGCTCGCCCTGGACGCGGTGGCGTTCGACCTGCACGACGTCCTCGACGACTTCAGCAACGTGATCGGGCTCAAGGCCGAGGAGAAGCGGCTCGAACTGCTCTTCGACCTGTCGCCCGGGCTGCCGCGCCACCTCGTCGGCGACCCCCTGCGCCTGGGCCAGGTGCTGACCAACCTGGGGTACAACGCGGTGAAGTTCACCGAGCGGGGCGAGGTCGTCGTCTCGGTCCGGGAGGTCGAGCGCGAAGTCGATCGCGTCACCCTGCAGTTCACCGTGCGCGACACCGGCATCGGCATCTCCGCCGAACAGATGGCGCGCCTGTTCCAGCAGTTCAGCCAGGCCGACAGCTCGACCACCCGCCGCTACGGCGGCACCGGGCTCGGCCTGGCGATCTCGCGCCACCTGGTCGAGATGATGGGCGGGCGCATCTGGGCCGAGAGCCAGCTCGGCGCGGGCAGCGCCTTCCACTTCACCCTGCCCGCGCGCTGCCACGACCAGCCCGCCGAACACGGCGAGGCCCCTCACGCGGACCTGGGGCTGGCGGCCCTGCGCATCCTGGTCGTCGACGACAACGAGAGCGCACGCAAGGTCTGCGAGAACATGCTCGACGCCCTCCAGCTCGCCTGCAGCAGCGCGGCCAGCGGCCCGGAGGCCCTGGCCGAGCTCGAGCGTGCCGAACGCGCCGGCCAGGCCTATGACCTGGTCCTGATGGACTGGATGATGCCCGACATGGACGGCCTGAGCTGTGCCCGTGAAATCGCCCGCCGCCTGAGGCCGGAACACCTGCCCAAGGTCATCATCGTGACCGCACGCGACCCCGGCGACCTGCCGGCCGATGCGGCCGTGTTCGGCGCCATCGGCAAGCCGGTCACACCATCCTCGCTGCTCGACGCCATCCTGCGTGCCCTTGGCCACAGCGGCCCGACGCACAGCCGGCGCGCGCTGCGTGCGGAGGAAAGCCGCGCGGTCTATGACCAGCTGCGCGGCGCCCACCTGCTGCTGGTCGAGGACAACGAGCTCAACCAGGAGCTTGCCGTCGACCTGCTGCGCAACGCGGGCATCAGCCTGCGGGTGGCTGCCAACGGTCGCGAAGCCCTGGACTGGCTCGAGCGCGAGCGCTTCGACGGCGTCCTGATGGATCTGCAGATGCCGGTCATGGACGGCTATGCCGCGACCCGCGCGATCCGTCTCGACCCGCGCTGGCGCGGGCTGCCGGTGATCGCGATGACGGCGAACGTGATGGCCGGCGACCGCGAGAAGGCACTCGCCGCCGGACTCGACGACCATATCGGCAAGCCGCTCGACGTCGCCCGCATGTTCCAGACCCTGGCGCAGTGGATCAAGCCGCGCGGCGCGGCCCCGCAGCCGGATCGCCCGCCCGCGACCCAAGCGCTGCCGCCCGGACTGCCCGCCACGCTGCCTGGCATAGACCTGCAGCGCGGCCTGGAGGGCTGCGACGGCGAACCCCAGATCTACCTCACGCTGCTGCGCCTGTTCGCGCAAGGCGAAGCGGACTTCGCCGCACGCTTCGCGCGCGCGCGGCAGGAGGGCGACCACGCCGCCGCGACCCGCCACGCCCATACCCTCAAGGGCGTGGCGGCGACCATCGGCGCCCTCCCCCTTTCCGCAGCGGCGAGAGAACTGGAGCAAGCCTGTCGCCGCAGCGCCCCGGACGCGGAGATCGACGCCACACTCGGCACCGTCATCGAGGCTCTGGCGCCGGTCCTCGACGGACTCGCGGGCATGCCCGCAAGCGCGCCGGCAAGCCGGTCCGCCACCGCCGTCGACCCCGGCGCCTTGGCCGAGGGGCTGGCGAGGCTGCGCACGCTGCTGCAAACCGGCGACACCGAAGCCGTCGAGCTGTTCGAGGCGCTGCGGGAGTCATTGCGCGGCCAGCTCCCTGCAGACAAAATCAGACGGCTGGCGCACTCGATCGCTCACTACGACTTCGACCAGGCGCTCGGCGAACTAAAGGACATCGCCGAGACACTTCGGATCGACTCGGGCACCCCCGCCTGA